One Ethanoligenens harbinense YUAN-3 genomic window carries:
- a CDS encoding helicase yields the protein MGGYKEYYDAISEIRSCLKRDLIGAVEENEVLVNVEPLNTYACGILWARRLDQPAVDSSQLTFDDVELLSEEVEPEDITESNDDSISNANKRKPISMGISITLPQQVHTLTLRFKGAKYTHDEERKMVPIERKNPETGEKEVIERERVVHRYTRVPFEVNPQVTVQKRLGMKQVFQDKKLGFEITLSVRHIMDDGCKLVTITATNIVSAAQVGIEQNINAIFQCELTISSDEKFIPVYQNSAIIADEEEKISGLQYRNVKNYAYGHGCSVEYDETEIGVFSVRSEFMPTQMVYQMMPGTINNAKILNLDYWTTADKNIACKELQEFINEYASWKKKQESISVPLTLNNKADSQTVLNRVDECIKRLNAGVSTLLANDKAWRAFGLMNEAMLLQRIKTKEIKPEDVNWYPFQLAYILQILPDIVNKDSDYRQSVDLLWFPTGGGKTEAYLGVAAFTILYRRLTVSSSIDGVTVIMRYTLRLLTIQQFERASALICACEYIRRRDNISGGEISIGLWIGSSMTPNHITEAESVLQKLKENPNEKIYEGNPVQITRCPWCGQKIDLNGYEIVDGEMRISCADNETCDFHKGLPIYVVDDDIYSNRSTLLLSTIDKFARITWEERARNLFGMNCPAPELIIQDELHLISGPLGSLSGIYEIAIEYLCEKSGKQPKIIASTATVRNAKEQIKNLYNRNAIQFPPAGINFDDSFFAVQADASKRPARTYLGFCEMGGSISDLLIRLYATLFFTKALFIKQGKNTDIIDQYFTTVGYFNALKDLGASSTIIQDRIFTHIRNLIARTFKTESEQYGISANDVKMFEHSELTSRKSSKEIKDTLDQLTIPYTDSACFSYILASNMLSVGIDIDRLGVMTVYNQPKSNAEYIQATSRVGRRNPGLVLTMYNNMRSRDKSHYEQFGYYHKSFYRYVEATSVTPFSVRAIEKALHCVFVALVRATVPNLAANDAARYFRADNFAVIQIKEYLVQRVREIMPDSVAFAQTSLGEFAQKWQDVAEENENTLYYKSYNGNPSLLSSAEEDSELGLPKILNSLRNVDPTVNIYFNRR from the coding sequence ATGGGTGGTTATAAAGAGTATTACGACGCTATCAGCGAGATTCGCTCTTGTTTGAAACGAGATTTGATTGGCGCAGTTGAAGAAAACGAGGTTCTCGTTAATGTTGAACCACTCAATACATATGCTTGCGGAATACTCTGGGCAAGGAGATTAGACCAACCCGCTGTCGACAGCAGCCAACTAACATTTGACGATGTTGAGCTTTTGTCAGAGGAAGTGGAGCCCGAAGATATAACGGAAAGCAACGACGACTCAATAAGTAACGCAAATAAACGCAAGCCTATATCTATGGGTATATCAATCACTCTGCCGCAGCAAGTTCACACACTTACTCTTCGTTTTAAAGGTGCAAAATATACCCATGATGAAGAGCGTAAAATGGTACCAATAGAGAGAAAGAATCCTGAAACGGGCGAAAAGGAAGTAATTGAACGCGAGAGGGTTGTACACCGATATACAAGGGTACCATTTGAGGTGAATCCTCAGGTAACGGTTCAAAAACGGCTTGGTATGAAACAAGTATTTCAAGATAAAAAACTTGGTTTTGAGATTACGTTGTCCGTGCGCCATATTATGGATGACGGTTGCAAACTTGTTACAATCACTGCTACTAATATTGTTTCTGCCGCTCAAGTTGGAATTGAGCAAAATATCAATGCAATATTCCAATGTGAGTTAACTATTTCGTCTGATGAAAAATTTATTCCTGTTTATCAAAACAGTGCAATTATTGCGGACGAAGAAGAAAAAATCAGCGGATTGCAATACAGAAATGTGAAAAATTACGCCTATGGACATGGGTGCTCAGTTGAATATGACGAAACTGAAATAGGAGTATTTTCTGTAAGAAGTGAATTTATGCCTACCCAGATGGTCTACCAAATGATGCCAGGCACAATAAACAATGCCAAGATATTAAATCTTGACTATTGGACGACCGCTGATAAGAATATTGCTTGTAAAGAATTGCAGGAATTCATTAATGAATATGCCTCATGGAAAAAGAAACAGGAATCTATATCTGTTCCTTTAACTTTAAATAATAAAGCTGACAGTCAAACGGTGTTGAACAGAGTTGATGAATGCATTAAAAGACTAAACGCGGGGGTCAGTACGCTCCTTGCCAATGACAAAGCATGGAGAGCATTTGGCTTAATGAATGAAGCTATGCTTCTTCAGAGAATCAAAACAAAAGAAATCAAACCAGAAGATGTTAATTGGTATCCCTTTCAGCTTGCTTATATTCTTCAAATATTACCTGACATCGTTAATAAAGATAGCGACTATAGACAATCCGTTGACCTGCTGTGGTTTCCTACCGGTGGTGGTAAAACTGAAGCGTATTTGGGCGTAGCTGCATTTACAATTCTTTATCGTCGCCTAACCGTTTCAAGTTCAATCGATGGTGTTACCGTTATTATGCGTTACACACTCAGACTTCTTACTATCCAGCAATTTGAAAGGGCGTCAGCATTAATTTGTGCCTGTGAATATATTCGCAGAAGAGACAATATCTCCGGCGGTGAAATCAGCATTGGGCTTTGGATTGGAAGCAGCATGACGCCTAACCACATTACTGAGGCGGAAAGTGTCCTGCAAAAACTCAAGGAGAATCCTAATGAAAAAATATATGAGGGAAACCCTGTTCAAATAACACGATGTCCTTGGTGCGGTCAGAAAATTGATTTAAATGGTTATGAGATTGTTGATGGAGAAATGCGCATTAGCTGTGCTGACAATGAGACCTGCGATTTTCATAAAGGATTACCCATATATGTTGTTGACGATGATATATACAGTAACCGTTCAACACTTCTATTAAGCACCATTGATAAATTTGCAAGAATAACATGGGAGGAAAGAGCCCGTAATCTTTTTGGAATGAACTGTCCAGCACCTGAACTGATTATCCAGGACGAATTGCATCTTATTTCCGGTCCGCTTGGATCACTTTCCGGAATTTATGAAATCGCCATTGAGTATCTTTGCGAAAAATCAGGGAAGCAACCGAAAATAATAGCCTCAACTGCAACGGTAAGGAATGCTAAGGAACAGATAAAAAATCTGTACAATCGAAACGCAATTCAATTTCCACCTGCGGGAATTAATTTTGATGATTCTTTTTTTGCTGTACAAGCGGATGCAAGCAAGCGTCCGGCGAGAACTTATTTAGGTTTCTGCGAAATGGGCGGCAGTATATCCGATTTGCTGATTCGTCTTTATGCAACCTTATTTTTTACAAAAGCCTTGTTCATTAAACAAGGCAAAAATACGGATATTATTGATCAGTATTTTACTACTGTAGGGTACTTTAATGCTCTAAAAGATTTAGGTGCATCCTCAACGATTATCCAAGACCGTATCTTTACGCACATAAGAAATTTAATTGCAAGAACATTCAAAACTGAATCAGAACAATATGGTATTTCTGCCAATGACGTTAAAATGTTTGAACATTCAGAACTCACAAGCCGCAAGAGTTCAAAAGAAATTAAAGATACACTGGATCAGTTGACGATACCCTACACGGATTCAGCTTGCTTCTCGTATATTCTCGCTTCAAATATGCTTTCAGTTGGAATCGATATCGACAGGCTTGGCGTCATGACTGTTTATAATCAGCCCAAAAGTAATGCAGAGTACATTCAGGCGACCAGCCGTGTCGGAAGAAGGAATCCCGGTCTTGTTTTGACAATGTACAATAATATGAGATCACGGGATAAATCTCATTACGAACAATTCGGCTATTATCATAAATCATTTTACCGATATGTTGAAGCAACGAGTGTGACGCCGTTTTCGGTGAGAGCAATAGAAAAGGCTTTGCATTGTGTTTTTGTTGCACTTGTTCGTGCAACTGTTCCTAATTTGGCAGCGAATGACGCTGCAAGATATTTTAGGGCAGATAACTTTGCGGTGATTCAGATTAAAGAATACCTCGTTCAGCGAGTACGTGAGATAATGCCAGACAGCGTAGCATTTGCTCAGACTTCCTTAGGTGAGTTTGCACAGAAGTGGCAAGATGTCGCGGAAGAAAACGAAAACACCTTGTACTACAAGAGCTACAATGGGAATCCGAGTTTGTTATCTTCAGCTGAAGAGGATTCGGAACTGGGCTTGCCCAAAATTTTAAACTCACTGCGCAATGTCGATCCCACAGTCAATATCTATTTTAACAGGAGGTAA